AACTACAGGGACAGGGAGTGGCCCATCGCCTGCAAGGACGGGTCGCTGCGGCAGGTATCGTGGTCGAATATCTCGAGCTTCGTGCGGATTCCCGGCTGGAACAATTGGATCGTGGGGCTCGACATAACGGACCGGGTGCAGGCGGAAAACACCGTCAAGGTGCTGAACGACCAGTTGAGGGTACAGGGGGGGGGCCCGTTGGGATTCGGTGTGGACCCCCTCTCGGAGGCGGGCTCCCCCCGCCAGCCGGCACCGTGACAAGCGGGACCGGATGCCGCAGAAGAAAGGTGCGGCAGGCCCGGAACAGGCGCTTTAGACGTGGTCGTAAAGGAGCCTTTATGGCCGAGATGCTGAAAGAGAAGACGGCGCCCGAGGAGGGGAAATACTTGGATCTGGAAAAGGAGCTGACAGACAACATACTGAACGCGCCGCACGCGGACCTGAAGACGGCGGTACACACCTCCCTCGAGTCGATCCGCAACATGCTCGGCGAGGAGCACGACAGCGCCGAGGTGAACGTGCTGACGCAGCAGATCGAGCGCCTGCTCACGGAGCAGACGGAGAGGCTGGAATCGATAAACCGGGATCTGGAGGCATTCAACTACTCGGTCGCCCACGACCTCTGCGCCCCGTTGCGGCGTATCTCCGGCTTCACCCGCGCCCTGCAGGAGCACTACGCCGACAGGCTCGACCTGGAAGGGATGGATTATCTGGAGAGGATCTTCAAGTCGTCGCAGCAGATGAACGAGCTCATCGACGCGCTCCTGCAGCTTTCGCAGCTTTCGCACCTCAATATAAAGAGGGAGCTCGTCGACCTGAGCGAGATCGCCACCGCCACCGCCATCGAGCTCCGGCAGGGGACGCCGGAAAGGGCGGTGGAGTTCGTCATTCAGCCACGGGTGCGCACCTTCGGCGACCGGCACCTCCTGGAGATAGCCATGAAGAACCTCTTCAGGAATGCCTGGAAGTTCACCCGCATGAGGGACACCTCCCACATAGAGTTCGGAACCACCACCGCCAGCGACGAGAGGACCTGCTT
The DNA window shown above is from Geomonas sp. RF6 and carries:
- a CDS encoding sensor histidine kinase; this translates as MAEMLKEKTAPEEGKYLDLEKELTDNILNAPHADLKTAVHTSLESIRNMLGEEHDSAEVNVLTQQIERLLTEQTERLESINRDLEAFNYSVAHDLCAPLRRISGFTRALQEHYADRLDLEGMDYLERIFKSSQQMNELIDALLQLSQLSHLNIKRELVDLSEIATATAIELRQGTPERAVEFVIQPRVRTFGDRHLLEIAMKNLFRNAWKFTRMRDTSHIEFGTTTASDERTCFVRDNGIGFDMSNAERMFHAFQRLHNSSEFPGNGIGLTTVQRIILRHGGRIWAEGEPGKGATFYFTLQTCIT